The proteins below come from a single Rhizobium rhizoryzae genomic window:
- a CDS encoding TonB-dependent siderophore receptor, translating to MVSGKNSRVYMVAYERRRQRTNVLLASSILACIAGLLPAAAHAQARVVASAAETGSFQIPAQPLSAAINTFIRQSGWQISYSSALAVGKTSTAVSGSLTPSAALQRLVQGTGLTVRISGPGSAALVNLQAADAGGIAAGGTTVLDPILVTGESNGVDTFVPSHSIGALKTSAQLIEVPQSVSVVGRKQLDAQNAQSVSEALRYVPGVAIETYGPDPKGYDWIMMRGFNAQATSSYLDGLRQVSSSYSFFRTDPYALDSVEVLRGPSSALYGQSDAGGIVNKTSKKPTENNVRQIELQYGSHDRKQVAFDIGGTVNEDKSILYRVIGVARNANTQFEYSNGADIVDDRLMIQPAVTWKPDEDTTLTVTGQALKDKSGGTIMLFTPTNILLGDPNFNQSTQEQQSIGYEFEHRFDETWTFRQNARYGHVDFTLDNLFLSGLGASGLSRIARHFDESFDTFTIDNQALAEFDTGALSHQALFGIDYSWSDADVRRFQGSAPSLNPYAPVYGVTVPAPTAPMISYTERYSQTGIYAQDQIKFGNGFVATLGGRYDWLDLDTHNRLTGADTKIDVGRFSGRAGLSYVSSIGVAPYVSYSQSFVPNSGVDEKGNTFDPSNGRQWEVGVKYQPSGFEGLFTIAYFDIEKTNVLNYLSNGFAVATGEIASRGLELEGKVSLGGGWDFVGSYTYTDAEITRDATGNVGKRPMLVPEQQASAWLNYTFETGLLEGASIGAGVRYVGKVYGNNANTFSVPSRTLVDLGASYRINEHAKVSLNATNLFDKKYFSTCEASYSCYQGDRRAVIGKLTVEF from the coding sequence ATGGTTTCGGGGAAAAATTCACGCGTCTACATGGTTGCCTACGAGCGCCGCCGTCAAAGGACAAATGTGCTTCTGGCGTCCAGCATTCTCGCCTGCATCGCGGGACTTCTTCCGGCTGCCGCCCATGCGCAGGCGCGGGTTGTCGCAAGCGCCGCGGAAACCGGCAGCTTCCAGATTCCCGCCCAGCCGCTTTCTGCTGCCATTAACACCTTCATCCGTCAGAGCGGCTGGCAGATCAGCTACTCCTCGGCGCTCGCCGTTGGCAAGACCTCGACCGCCGTCTCCGGCAGCCTCACGCCATCGGCAGCGTTGCAGCGGCTCGTGCAGGGAACCGGCCTCACGGTGCGGATCAGCGGACCGGGCTCGGCCGCTCTCGTCAATCTGCAGGCGGCGGATGCGGGTGGTATTGCGGCTGGCGGAACGACCGTGCTCGATCCGATTCTGGTTACAGGGGAGAGTAACGGCGTGGATACATTCGTCCCCTCCCATTCGATTGGTGCGCTTAAGACCAGCGCTCAGCTGATTGAAGTTCCACAATCGGTATCGGTCGTGGGTCGCAAACAACTTGACGCGCAAAATGCGCAGAGTGTTTCTGAGGCGCTTCGTTATGTTCCGGGTGTCGCCATCGAAACCTACGGACCCGATCCCAAGGGCTATGACTGGATCATGATGCGTGGCTTCAATGCCCAGGCCACGAGTTCCTATCTTGATGGCTTGCGGCAGGTGTCCAGCAGCTACAGCTTTTTCCGGACCGATCCATACGCGCTGGATAGTGTGGAGGTGTTGCGCGGCCCATCCTCGGCGCTTTACGGCCAAAGTGATGCCGGCGGCATCGTCAACAAGACCTCCAAGAAGCCGACGGAGAACAATGTGCGGCAGATCGAGCTTCAGTACGGAAGCCATGACCGCAAGCAGGTAGCCTTCGATATCGGCGGCACGGTCAATGAGGACAAGAGCATTCTTTACCGCGTGATCGGTGTCGCCAGGAACGCCAACACCCAGTTCGAGTATTCCAACGGTGCTGACATCGTCGACGACCGGCTAATGATTCAGCCGGCCGTAACCTGGAAGCCCGACGAGGACACCACGCTGACGGTGACCGGTCAGGCGCTGAAGGATAAGAGCGGCGGCACGATCATGCTCTTCACGCCGACGAACATTCTCCTAGGCGACCCCAATTTCAACCAGAGTACCCAGGAGCAACAGAGCATCGGTTATGAGTTCGAACATCGCTTTGATGAGACCTGGACCTTCCGCCAGAACGCGCGCTACGGACATGTTGACTTCACACTCGACAACCTTTTTTTGTCCGGCCTTGGAGCATCGGGCCTCAGCCGTATAGCGCGACATTTTGACGAAAGCTTCGATACCTTCACGATAGACAATCAGGCCTTGGCCGAATTCGACACGGGAGCGCTCTCACATCAGGCGCTGTTCGGCATCGACTATAGTTGGTCTGATGCTGACGTTCGGCGTTTTCAGGGATCCGCTCCATCGCTGAACCCCTATGCACCGGTCTATGGTGTCACCGTTCCGGCGCCTACAGCACCGATGATCAGCTATACGGAGCGCTACAGCCAGACAGGCATCTACGCCCAGGATCAGATCAAGTTTGGCAATGGCTTCGTCGCAACTCTGGGGGGGCGGTATGACTGGCTTGATCTGGACACCCACAATCGCCTGACAGGTGCAGATACCAAGATTGATGTCGGCCGCTTTTCCGGTCGCGCTGGCCTCAGTTACGTCTCCTCGATTGGTGTCGCCCCCTATGTCAGCTATTCCCAATCCTTCGTGCCGAACAGCGGGGTTGATGAAAAGGGAAATACCTTCGATCCATCCAACGGTCGGCAGTGGGAAGTCGGCGTGAAATATCAGCCTAGCGGCTTCGAGGGGCTCTTCACGATCGCATATTTCGATATCGAGAAGACGAATGTCCTCAACTATCTCTCGAATGGCTTTGCCGTGGCAACGGGCGAGATCGCGTCGCGCGGTCTGGAACTGGAAGGCAAGGTCAGCCTCGGCGGCGGCTGGGATTTTGTCGGTTCCTACACATACACCGATGCGGAGATCACGCGCGATGCGACCGGCAATGTCGGGAAACGCCCGATGCTCGTGCCTGAACAGCAGGCCTCGGCCTGGTTGAACTACACGTTCGAGACGGGGCTTCTGGAAGGCGCATCGATTGGGGCCGGGGTTCGTTATGTCGGCAAGGTCTACGGCAACAATGCTAATACTTTTTCAGTGCCCAGCAGGACGCTGGTAGACCTTGGCGCAAGTTACCGGATCAACGAGCATGCTAAGGTCTCCCTGAATGCGACAAACCTGTTCGACAAGAAGTACTTTTCGACCTGCGAGGCGAGCTACTCCTGCTACCAGGGCGATCGGCGTGCCGTTATCGGCAAGCTGACCGTCGAATTTTGA
- a CDS encoding ABC transporter substrate-binding protein: protein MNRRVFITGSLAALLPPMPVLAEVERRIAAVDWAAAESLLALGVTPLAVADTGYYNQRMPQVLPGATVDIGPFWEVNLELLDRLRPDLILIGVASLFMTPRLNEIAPVEVVEDMRGEIAYGRAAAILRQCGRAAGLPSSHVEAILSNIEQRMQSLAASVQRVRPVCILLPDQSGSRAMVYGNGSMPGSVVTRLGLRNAWQGPTNANGFIQVGLDQLMPLKDCVFMQIEIPSLAPQTNRALSDSQLWHRLPAVREGRVVRMQQFYPFGGCLSTLHLAEALARALQVPFGAGTP from the coding sequence ATGAACAGACGCGTTTTCATCACCGGCAGCCTTGCCGCTCTTCTGCCTCCTATGCCGGTTCTGGCCGAGGTCGAAAGGCGCATTGCCGCCGTCGATTGGGCTGCCGCCGAGTCTCTTCTTGCCTTGGGGGTCACGCCGCTCGCCGTTGCTGATACAGGCTACTACAACCAACGCATGCCGCAAGTCCTGCCCGGCGCGACCGTCGACATCGGGCCCTTCTGGGAAGTCAACCTGGAACTGCTGGACAGGCTCCGCCCGGACCTCATTCTCATTGGCGTTGCAAGCCTGTTCATGACGCCGCGCCTGAACGAGATCGCGCCTGTCGAGGTCGTCGAAGATATGAGGGGCGAAATTGCCTATGGGCGGGCGGCAGCCATTCTCCGCCAGTGCGGACGTGCTGCGGGCCTTCCGTCCAGTCACGTCGAGGCCATCCTGTCCAACATAGAGCAGCGAATGCAGAGCCTTGCCGCCAGCGTTCAGCGAGTGCGCCCGGTTTGCATTTTGTTGCCGGATCAAAGCGGTAGCCGCGCCATGGTCTACGGCAATGGCAGCATGCCCGGGTCCGTGGTCACCCGTCTGGGTTTACGAAATGCGTGGCAGGGACCAACCAATGCCAATGGTTTCATTCAGGTCGGGCTCGATCAGCTGATGCCGCTGAAAGATTGTGTCTTCATGCAGATCGAGATCCCGTCACTTGCTCCGCAGACGAACAGGGCGCTAAGCGACAGCCAGCTCTGGCATCGGCTTCCCGCGGTTCGTGAAGGACGTGTGGTGCGCATGCAGCAATTCTATCCGTTCGGGGGATGTCTTTCGACGCTTCATCTTGCCGAGGCGCTGGCGCGCGCGCTTCAAGTCCCCTTCGGAGCAGGTACACCATGA
- a CDS encoding ABC transporter ATP-binding protein: MIIRVVSPGYVLSGLMSTGSFVGILLLVGVFFRPLDKITAVVEPYMRGSAGFLRHLEQLATESEITDSPDARTVSTLRNEIRPNDLTFAFTPGRPRAARYLPACAAFVGESGFGELTLLSL; encoded by the coding sequence ATGATTATCAGGGTGGTCAGTCCGGGCTATGTTCTGTCGGGCTTGATGTCGACCGGCAGTTTCGTCGGTATCCTACTTCTGGTCGGCGTCTTCTTCCGGCCGCTCGACAAGATCACCGCTGTCGTCGAGCCCTATATGCGCGGCAGCGCCGGCTTCCTCCGCCATCTCGAGCAGCTGGCGACCGAATCGGAGATCACCGACAGCCCGGATGCCCGCACCGTCTCGACCTTGCGTAACGAGATCCGTCCCAACGATCTCACCTTTGCCTTCACGCCCGGTCGTCCCCGTGCAGCACGATATCTCCCCGCATGTGCAGCTTTTGTTGGCGAATCCGGTTTCGGCGAATTGACGCTGCTCTCGCTCTAG
- a CDS encoding alpha/beta hydrolase family protein, with amino-acid sequence MFKSMLFAPGFLLITALAAHSADAIGFRETEIDQGGTRPLHISMWYPTDDDDKTEVVGENRAFLGVPAIRDAKPASMKRPLVVLSHGYSGSWRNLNWLAIELARQGYIVAAPDHPGTTTFNMDPVQSESLWERPHDLSRVIDLLEGDSTLAGKIDAGRIAAIGHSLGGWTVTALAGARFDTKRFEKDCQSNTSPHACALKNELGLSRPELEKDMRDPRVRAFVSLDLGLARGFTPESLAVLQVPALVIAAGIDVGGLPSRLETGYLADHMPDTSSSYVEIPDAMHFSFMGLCKRDAAALIEKEEPGNGVACKDGGVRNREAIHREVAYRVSGFLTEAILGR; translated from the coding sequence ATGTTCAAATCTATGTTGTTCGCGCCGGGGTTCTTGCTGATCACCGCCCTCGCCGCTCATTCCGCCGACGCCATTGGCTTTCGCGAAACCGAAATCGACCAAGGGGGAACGCGGCCACTTCACATCAGCATGTGGTATCCGACCGACGACGATGACAAAACAGAAGTCGTCGGTGAAAACCGTGCATTTTTGGGAGTCCCGGCTATTCGGGATGCCAAACCAGCGTCCATGAAGCGACCACTCGTCGTGCTGTCGCACGGTTATAGCGGTTCATGGAGAAACCTGAACTGGCTGGCCATTGAACTCGCCAGGCAGGGCTACATTGTTGCAGCCCCTGACCATCCTGGCACAACGACATTCAACATGGACCCTGTACAGTCGGAGAGCCTCTGGGAGCGCCCACATGATCTTAGCCGTGTGATCGACCTCCTGGAGGGCGATTCCACCCTTGCTGGCAAGATCGATGCCGGGCGGATTGCAGCCATAGGACATTCTTTGGGTGGATGGACCGTCACGGCACTGGCCGGCGCCCGGTTTGATACGAAGCGCTTCGAAAAGGACTGCCAATCTAACACCAGCCCTCACGCCTGCGCTCTTAAAAATGAGCTTGGGCTAAGCCGGCCTGAACTTGAGAAGGATATGAGGGACCCGCGCGTGCGAGCGTTTGTGTCCCTCGATCTCGGACTTGCGAGAGGATTTACTCCAGAAAGCTTGGCGGTGCTACAGGTACCAGCTCTCGTGATCGCGGCTGGCATAGACGTCGGCGGTTTGCCGTCGAGGCTTGAAACCGGATATCTGGCGGATCATATGCCGGACACGTCTTCCAGCTATGTTGAAATTCCAGATGCCATGCACTTCAGCTTCATGGGTTTATGTAAGCGGGATGCCGCCGCGCTTATCGAAAAGGAGGAGCCCGGCAACGGCGTGGCTTGCAAGGACGGCGGAGTGCGAAATCGCGAGGCAATTCATCGCGAGGTGGCTTACCGCGTGAGCGGATTTTTGACTGAAGCCATTCTAGGCAGATAG
- a CDS encoding helix-turn-helix domain-containing protein, whose protein sequence is MVPEHVNRTLGQNISQVVNGYRIGEAQHLLSETDRSITAIMFDSGFYTKSNFNREFTRITGMTPSDYRRSAGRSNA, encoded by the coding sequence TTGGTCCCAGAGCATGTCAATCGAACCCTTGGCCAAAACATATCGCAGGTCGTCAACGGTTACCGGATCGGCGAAGCGCAGCATTTGCTATCGGAAACTGATCGCTCGATCACGGCTATAATGTTCGATTCCGGATTCTACACAAAATCCAACTTCAATCGGGAGTTTACAAGAATAACGGGCATGACGCCGAGCGACTATCGCCGCTCGGCGGGTCGATCGAATGCCTGA
- the fhuB gene encoding Fe(3+)-hydroxamate ABC transporter permease FhuB, which yields MSITLAGRGPTRGFVLICLLALSALALAVLAIIQVKEPAILFYATLPRIVAALVSGCLLGLAGGVFQRTFDNPLAEPFLLGISGGAALFLAASLVFAPALWSHGYQIVALAGALTAVAIAFAVAWGPYLSSQTLVLAGVMINLFCNAAYAGLVLFNHDFLSNLLTWQAGSLQHGGWGPSLRLAVLAVLSLGPLLLLERPLRLLSLGDGAAASLGLSVRTVKLILLLIASLLAASVTAEFGQIGLVGLAAPALARAIWREAQAGLVRCGVTGALLLLLTDQVMRLLSSWLGDLPVGAAAGLLAGPLLIFLARRAPLNASKPFTFAFAARGHGNVKQLMILAMLLLAAFALASFLGRGPEGWSLAGRDDLALVWRWRLPPLLAASGAGLCLAVAGFILQRLLRNPLASPDLLGISHGAGLALAVAFVILPTLGVATKLAITSLGAIAALLVVTLLGLRARFEPTRMLLLGVGLASMANAMLVIALAGGGQRGAALLGWFSGMTAGVHLGTSVAAGLMGFAGLLACLSLHRQIDLITLGDAAATGFGLSVAVVRAAGIALAAILTAAGTMVVGPISFIGLMVPHAAAAMGFRKAAGASLASGLIGALLMTLAEWLSRNLVWPWALSPSLLAALVAGPWFLWQLRRQQRH from the coding sequence ATGAGCATCACCCTTGCCGGACGGGGTCCAACGCGTGGCTTCGTCCTGATCTGCCTCCTGGCTTTGTCGGCTCTTGCTCTTGCCGTGCTGGCCATCATCCAGGTCAAAGAACCGGCCATACTCTTCTACGCGACGTTGCCGCGCATTGTTGCCGCGCTGGTTTCCGGCTGCCTCCTGGGGTTGGCAGGCGGCGTGTTCCAGAGAACCTTCGACAATCCGCTTGCCGAACCGTTCCTCCTCGGCATTTCCGGAGGAGCGGCGCTCTTCCTCGCCGCATCGCTGGTCTTCGCCCCGGCTTTATGGTCGCACGGATATCAGATCGTGGCACTCGCCGGAGCGCTGACTGCTGTTGCGATTGCTTTCGCTGTTGCCTGGGGGCCGTACCTTTCGTCCCAGACACTGGTGCTGGCCGGGGTGATGATCAATCTCTTCTGCAACGCTGCCTATGCCGGCCTTGTTCTTTTCAATCATGATTTTCTCAGCAATCTCCTGACTTGGCAGGCCGGTTCGCTGCAGCATGGTGGCTGGGGGCCGTCGCTTCGTCTGGCGGTGCTTGCAGTTCTTTCTCTCGGTCCGCTTCTTCTGCTGGAGCGACCGCTACGGTTGCTTTCCCTCGGTGATGGTGCGGCAGCGAGCCTCGGTCTTTCCGTGCGCACGGTGAAGCTGATCCTGCTTCTCATCGCTTCGCTGCTGGCCGCGTCCGTCACAGCAGAGTTCGGCCAGATCGGTCTCGTGGGGCTGGCCGCCCCGGCGCTTGCGCGCGCGATCTGGCGCGAGGCCCAGGCGGGACTGGTCCGCTGCGGGGTTACGGGAGCCCTTCTTCTGCTGCTGACCGACCAGGTTATGCGTTTGCTCTCCAGTTGGCTGGGCGATCTGCCGGTCGGGGCGGCTGCAGGGCTCCTGGCGGGACCATTGCTAATTTTTCTCGCGCGAAGGGCGCCGCTCAACGCCTCGAAGCCGTTCACGTTCGCATTTGCGGCACGCGGCCATGGGAACGTTAAGCAGCTCATGATCCTGGCCATGCTTCTACTGGCTGCATTTGCGCTCGCGTCATTCCTGGGGCGCGGACCGGAAGGATGGTCACTGGCGGGTCGGGACGATCTGGCTCTGGTCTGGCGTTGGCGTCTTCCGCCGCTCCTGGCCGCAAGCGGCGCCGGCCTATGCCTCGCTGTGGCGGGTTTCATCTTGCAGCGCTTGCTGCGCAATCCCCTTGCCAGCCCCGATCTTCTTGGCATCAGCCACGGCGCAGGCCTTGCTCTTGCCGTCGCCTTCGTCATTCTGCCGACGCTCGGGGTTGCAACGAAACTGGCGATCACCTCTCTAGGCGCCATTGCCGCCCTGTTGGTCGTGACACTGCTCGGGCTTCGAGCGCGCTTTGAACCCACGCGCATGCTGCTGCTCGGCGTCGGCCTCGCAAGTATGGCGAACGCAATGCTCGTGATCGCGCTTGCCGGCGGCGGACAAAGAGGTGCAGCACTCCTCGGATGGTTTTCCGGCATGACCGCAGGCGTGCATCTTGGCACGTCAGTCGCTGCAGGCCTGATGGGCTTTGCGGGGCTTCTCGCATGTCTTTCGCTCCATCGGCAGATAGACCTGATAACGCTGGGTGATGCAGCAGCCACGGGCTTCGGTCTGAGTGTGGCCGTGGTGCGTGCGGCCGGCATCGCTCTAGCCGCGATTCTGACGGCTGCCGGTACCATGGTTGTCGGTCCAATCAGCTTTATCGGCCTGATGGTGCCTCATGCAGCCGCGGCCATGGGTTTTCGGAAGGCAGCAGGGGCAAGCCTTGCCAGCGGTCTCATCGGCGCATTGCTGATGACGCTCGCGGAGTGGCTGAGCCGTAATCTCGTCTGGCCCTGGGCGCTTTCGCCGAGCCTGTTGGCCGCGCTCGTCGCCGGACCCTGGTTCCTCTGGCAACTGCGCCGTCAGCAGAGACACTGA
- a CDS encoding IS110 family RNA-guided transposase: MDRNQPRDCTVFGVDIGKNVFHVVGLDGSGAIVQRVKFRRETLLQFFERAARTLVGMEACPGSQWLARKLQTMGHEVRIIPAQFVKPYVKSNKNDTIDAAAIAEAATRPTMRFVGIKQPDQVDLQMMHRVRSRLVSARTNLICQMRAYCLEHGVAMRQGAGVFKLDICRVIEDLDNDLTPMARSVLRDLHDDLRRLEARIRQVSDDIEKIADSDERARRLMTIPGIGPLGATAILSAVGNPSRFAKARDVAAWLGLVPRQYSTGGKQTLLGISKRGNNYIRRLLIHGARSCLMHLNRDKDRLGHWIDELRLRMHVNKVTVALAAKLARIVWVILTKPGATYMRQPAA, translated from the coding sequence ATGGATCGCAATCAACCGCGTGACTGCACTGTTTTTGGAGTAGATATTGGGAAGAACGTGTTCCACGTCGTCGGCCTGGATGGTTCAGGTGCGATTGTTCAGCGAGTTAAGTTCCGACGAGAGACATTGCTGCAATTCTTCGAGCGTGCGGCGCGTACGCTCGTGGGAATGGAAGCCTGTCCCGGGTCTCAGTGGCTGGCGCGCAAGCTGCAGACAATGGGACACGAAGTCCGGATTATTCCCGCGCAGTTTGTGAAGCCTTATGTGAAGTCGAACAAGAACGACACCATTGATGCCGCAGCTATCGCCGAAGCAGCAACGAGGCCGACAATGCGGTTTGTGGGTATTAAACAGCCGGACCAAGTTGATTTGCAGATGATGCACCGCGTTCGGAGTCGGTTGGTGTCAGCCCGGACAAACCTCATCTGTCAGATGCGTGCCTACTGCCTTGAGCATGGTGTCGCGATGCGACAAGGGGCTGGCGTATTCAAACTCGATATTTGCCGAGTTATTGAAGATCTGGACAATGATCTGACGCCAATGGCCCGTTCTGTTCTTCGCGATCTACATGACGATCTCCGCAGGCTGGAGGCACGTATCCGGCAAGTATCGGACGACATTGAGAAGATTGCAGACAGCGACGAGCGCGCGAGGCGCCTCATGACAATTCCAGGCATCGGCCCACTTGGAGCTACAGCTATTCTGTCAGCCGTCGGCAATCCCTCACGGTTTGCCAAGGCGCGAGACGTTGCAGCCTGGTTAGGCCTGGTCCCTCGTCAGTACTCGACCGGCGGAAAGCAAACGCTCCTCGGCATCAGCAAGCGGGGCAACAATTATATTCGACGATTGCTCATCCATGGTGCCCGCTCCTGTTTGATGCACCTCAACCGAGACAAGGATCGGCTTGGCCATTGGATCGATGAATTGCGACTCAGAATGCACGTGAACAAGGTGACCGTGGCTTTGGCTGCTAAGCTGGCGCGTATCGTTTGGGTGATACTCACGAAGCCCGGCGCCACTTACATGCGCCAGCCAGCTGCATAG
- a CDS encoding ABC transporter ATP-binding protein, whose protein sequence is MPLPDPVPAQMAPKFSLQGVSFSVTGRTILQPLDLDLAAGKTIGLIGHNGSGKSTLVRLLARQIRPSTGHILFDGRRLETWSNREFARHLAYLPQQTPVPAGTSVRELVKFGRYPWHGPLGAFGRLDEEKVEEALDLTQTTTLAERSVETLSGGEQQRAWIAALIAQDTKCLLLDEPISALDIAHQIAVLDLVQTLTRVRGLSIVMVLHDINMASRYCDEIIALREGSLIARGSPREVMTPDNLKRIYGVNFTIHHPTEGGRPSALLC, encoded by the coding sequence ATGCCGCTTCCAGACCCAGTCCCCGCACAGATGGCGCCGAAGTTCTCCTTGCAGGGAGTTTCCTTCAGCGTTACCGGCCGCACGATCCTGCAGCCGCTGGATCTGGACCTTGCGGCGGGCAAAACGATCGGTCTCATCGGACACAACGGGTCAGGCAAATCCACTCTGGTCCGACTGCTGGCCCGGCAGATCAGGCCCAGCACCGGACACATTCTGTTTGATGGACGCCGGCTGGAAACCTGGTCGAACCGCGAATTCGCCAGGCACCTTGCTTACCTCCCACAACAGACGCCGGTGCCCGCGGGAACCAGCGTCCGCGAGCTCGTCAAGTTCGGACGTTATCCCTGGCATGGTCCTCTTGGCGCTTTTGGCAGGCTGGATGAAGAAAAGGTGGAGGAAGCACTCGACCTCACGCAAACGACGACGCTTGCGGAGCGTTCCGTCGAAACGCTGTCCGGGGGCGAACAGCAACGCGCCTGGATCGCCGCACTCATCGCACAGGATACGAAATGTCTCCTGCTCGACGAACCCATTTCGGCACTCGACATTGCGCACCAGATCGCGGTGCTCGATCTCGTCCAGACACTCACCAGGGTGAGGGGGCTCTCCATCGTCATGGTTCTCCACGATATCAACATGGCGAGCCGCTACTGTGATGAGATCATTGCGCTCCGGGAGGGTAGCCTCATCGCCAGAGGATCGCCACGTGAGGTTATGACGCCCGATAACCTCAAGCGCATTTACGGGGTGAATTTCACCATCCACCACCCAACTGAAGGCGGTCGACCGTCAGCACTGCTTTGTTGA
- a CDS encoding amino acid ABC transporter ATP-binding protein has protein sequence MTTPASTSQQAPAIRLSSVYKSYGDHPVLKNINATVARGEVVVICGPSGSGKSTLIRTINRLEEINSGSIVFDGQDIHAAMPAKKLNLLRSSIGFVFQSFNLFPHLSVIENVSISPIRVKGVAPDLARAKALKLLDRVGLAEKANAYPGQLSGGQQQRVAIARALAMEPPIMLFDEPTSALDPEMVGEVLAVMKSLAAEGMTMLCVTHEMGFARDVADRIWFIDAGEILETAPPEEFFKTPRHPRAQRFLADLRH, from the coding sequence ATGACCACGCCCGCATCCACATCTCAACAGGCCCCGGCCATCCGCTTGTCCAGCGTCTACAAAAGCTATGGTGATCACCCTGTTCTGAAAAACATTAATGCCACGGTTGCACGCGGCGAGGTGGTGGTAATCTGCGGCCCGTCCGGTTCGGGAAAATCGACCCTGATCCGCACGATCAACCGTCTTGAAGAGATCAATAGCGGTTCGATCGTCTTCGACGGTCAGGATATTCACGCAGCGATGCCAGCGAAAAAGCTCAATCTTTTGCGCAGCAGCATCGGCTTCGTTTTCCAGAGCTTCAACCTGTTCCCGCATCTCTCGGTCATCGAGAACGTGTCGATATCGCCCATTCGCGTGAAAGGCGTCGCACCGGATCTGGCCCGCGCCAAGGCACTGAAACTGCTTGATCGGGTCGGACTTGCCGAAAAGGCGAACGCCTATCCCGGACAGCTCTCCGGTGGCCAGCAGCAGCGCGTGGCAATTGCCCGGGCACTCGCCATGGAACCGCCGATCATGCTGTTTGACGAGCCGACCAGTGCGCTTGATCCAGAGATGGTCGGAGAGGTTCTTGCGGTGATGAAAAGCCTGGCTGCCGAAGGCATGACCATGTTGTGCGTTACGCATGAAATGGGTTTTGCCCGAGACGTTGCCGACCGCATCTGGTTCATCGACGCGGGCGAAATTCTCGAGACGGCTCCACCGGAGGAGTTCTTCAAGACGCCTCGCCATCCCCGTGCGCAGCGCTTCCTCGCTGACCTGCGCCATTGA
- a CDS encoding siderophore-interacting protein, whose amino-acid sequence MTHRLTGSIKGQTTPAFALLDQHSKRLGITIAGDDTEKRFSIWSSTAVFRRLNENCTVELESSDRRFLLTLQSNLAEIFEDNGLTITWDEINEGALAPGLSLMHVHSVTRRSPGFTRVRLTGEEASRFATGSLHFRLLLPSDPRTPEWPRISRTGRIIWPEEKIHRPVYTVAAQEEDWLDFDIFHHDGSPTCHWMDRNPVGETVGVMGPGGGWCPSAPVLLLYGDETAQPAIARMLALAEGKVSAVLASSDEDLGALANDSRVFRTDDLVQALKSASVPEDGYVWFAADAERAREARSHLTGLRLAKSQFMVAAYWS is encoded by the coding sequence ATGACACATCGTTTGACCGGCTCGATCAAGGGCCAAACAACACCAGCCTTCGCGCTCCTTGACCAGCATTCAAAAAGACTCGGCATTACAATCGCGGGTGATGATACCGAGAAGCGTTTCTCGATCTGGAGCAGCACCGCAGTGTTCCGTCGTCTCAATGAGAATTGTACGGTCGAGCTGGAGAGCTCGGATCGACGCTTCTTGCTGACGCTACAGAGCAATCTTGCTGAGATCTTTGAGGACAATGGCCTTACCATCACCTGGGATGAAATCAACGAAGGCGCATTGGCACCGGGGCTTTCGTTGATGCATGTACATTCCGTGACGCGCCGCTCTCCCGGCTTTACTCGGGTGCGGCTGACCGGCGAGGAGGCATCTCGGTTTGCCACCGGCAGCCTTCATTTCCGGCTGCTTCTGCCTAGTGATCCTAGAACGCCAGAATGGCCGCGAATCTCCCGCACAGGCCGCATAATCTGGCCAGAAGAGAAGATCCACAGGCCTGTCTACACCGTCGCGGCACAGGAGGAGGACTGGCTGGACTTCGACATCTTCCATCATGACGGCAGCCCCACCTGCCACTGGATGGATAGGAACCCCGTCGGCGAGACGGTCGGCGTCATGGGTCCAGGGGGTGGCTGGTGCCCGTCAGCGCCAGTGCTGCTGCTATACGGGGACGAGACGGCTCAGCCGGCCATCGCCCGCATGCTGGCGCTTGCAGAAGGCAAGGTCTCTGCGGTCCTGGCGAGCAGTGATGAAGATCTCGGCGCGTTGGCTAACGATAGCAGGGTCTTCCGAACCGATGATCTCGTTCAGGCGCTCAAATCCGCGTCAGTACCGGAAGATGGCTATGTCTGGTTCGCAGCTGATGCCGAACGGGCGCGCGAGGCTCGCAGCCATCTGACTGGTCTCAGGTTGGCAAAGAGTCAATTCATGGTGGCGGCCTATTGGAGTTGA